The sequence GAAACGTGATGGCAGCAACCGCAGCGGACTGGACAATATTCCCCTTATCTATTATGGCAATGCAGGATCGTTGCCCCCTGGTGCTGCTGTTCCACCAGGTGTTAGTCCTACTGATTATTACCGCTGGCTGATTGATGAAGACAAGTCATTTGCAGCGCAGCGCAAGTATGACCGTCATAATATTGTAGCGGGTAATTCATCTGCCAATAACCTGGGCGCTTTCCTGAATGCCGGCATTCCTATTACTGATAAAGTGGAGGCTTATTTTACGGCCGGCCTGAGCCGCCGCACCGGCGCTGCCAGCGGCTTTAGCCGTAACCCCAATTCCTGGAGCCAGCAGCCGGTACTGGAAAACGGCCAGCGTTATTATTATGATGGCTTCCTGCCGCAAATACATACTACGATCAGAGACGCTTCTTTGATAGCCGGCGTACGGTTCCCGATCCAGGAGTGGGATGTGGACATCAGTAATACCGTAGGCCAGAATACGATCCGCTATGATATTAAGAACACCGGCAATGCTTCCCTGCCAGCCAGCGATGACGTGCAAACCGAGTTTTATGCCGGTAAGCTGGGCTTTTTGCAGAATACGGTGAATGTTGATCTGACGCGGAAGTTCTCCCTGGGCATTAACTCACTCAATTTTGCCTTTGGCGCTGAATACCGCCGTGAAAAGTATACGATCCGCGAGGGCGAATTAAATTCCTGGATGGACACTTCTGTGAATGGCAGAAGGTTTCAGCCAGAGCCTGTACCTTCTTATCCCGGTTCCTCACTGATCTATACACCAGCCGGCGGCCCTGCCGTGCCGGGCGCGCAGGTATTCCCCGGTTTCCGTCCTTCTGATGCTACCAATGCACACCGCGATATTTATGCAGCGTATGTTGATGTTGAATTGCAGCGCAATAGTTTTTTACTGGGAGCAGCTGGCCGCTTTGAACACTATAAAGAGTTTGAGGCCGATTACAGTAATTTCAGCGGCAAGCTCACCGGCCGTTATGAGATCAACAAGAACCTTGCCCTGCGCGGTTCTGTAAGCACTGGTTTCCGGGCGCCTTCCCTGCATCAGCGCTATTTCCAGAATACCTCCACCCAGTTTGTTGGCGGATTGCCTTCCCAGGCTTTAACAGCCAATAACTACAACCCCGTAGTGCGGGATGCTTTTGGTATTAAAGAACTGAAACCTGAAACTTCTTTGAGCTTCTCTGCCGGCGTGGTAGGCTCCGTAGGTAATCACCTCACGTTTACAGTAGACGCTTATTTTATTAAGATCGATGACCGCATTGTGCTTTCTACCCAGTTCAGCCGCAGCAACGCGCTTGTAGACTCTATTATGAGGGATAAGGATGTACCGTCTTCCGTGAATGCCCTGCAGTTCTGGACCAATGCCATCAATACAGAAACAAAGGGTATTGATGTGGTGGTAACGGAAAGGTTTAAGCTGGGCAAGGGCAATGCCAGTTTATCCGTAGCGGCCAATTTCAATGAGAACAATGTAGTAGGCGGTTTGAATACCAACTCTGTGCTTGATGATCCCAAGGTGAACCCAAGCTGGAGCAACCCCAATGCCAACCCGGCCAATGACCTCAGTACCGGACTGTTCGACCGTCAGCAACGTTCCCGTATTGAAGTGGCGCAGCCCAGGAGCAAGGTCAATATTACTTTCAGCTATGACCTGCCCAAATGGAACTTCCTGGTGCGTACGGTGCGTTTTGGAAAGGTGGAGTATGTGCACAATGTAGACCCTGCCTCCATGCACCCGGTGAATAAGACGTATTTCAATGATGTGGGCCTGGGGACAGACCAGACCTTTGATGCCAAATGGACCACCGACCTGGTGGTGACGTATAAAGTGACCCGCGGCCTCACCCTCACCGCGGGCGCCAATAATGTGTTTGATGTTTATCCCGACAGGATCTTTATTGATCCCCGCAATGATCCGGCGGCGTATTATGCTACACCGGTTACCTCCGGGGCCAATAAAACCGCTGGCGGATACAATGCATCCCGGGACGCTTCCAACAGGGGACGTTTCCTGTTCACCGCCAACCAGTTTGGATTTAATGGCCGCTTCCTGTTTGCCCGGATCAACATAGATGTATTTGAACTGGGTAAAACGATTAAAAATGCTATCCCTAAAAAATAGTTAAGTACGCTTCTATTATTATCAGTCACATGAGAAATCCGAAAGGCATCCTGGCAACGGGGTGCCTTTTAGTTCCCAACCACCCTGTATTTCTTCTGTATTCTGAATTCTGGATTCTGTATTCTAAGTTGAATTTCTTCCTTATTTTCATGGCTTATATAGAGATATCATGAAGAAGTCCCTGGCCTTATGGCTCCTGTTATTTGTTGCAATGATTGGCTATTCGCAGGTAAAATCGCCCGAACAGTTCCTGGGGTATAAGATCGGCGCCCGCTATACGCCCCATTTTAATGTGGTCAATTATTTCAGGGAGGTGGCTGCTACCGCTTCGAATATGGTGAAGCTGGAAGCGTATGGCCGTACCAATGAAGGCCGCCCTTTATTGCTGGCTTATGTCGCCTTGCCGGAGAACCTTTCCCGCCTGGAACAGATCAGGCTGAATAACCTGCGCCTGGCAGGCTTCACAAAAGATAAAATGGCCCCTGATGAGAAGGGCCCTGCCATTGTATGGCTGAGCTATAATGTGCATGGCAATGAAACCTCTTCTTCTGAAGCAGCCATGCTTACTTTGTATGAACTGGTAAACCCTGCCAATGCCAAAACCAAAGAATGGTTAAAAAATACCGTGGTGATCATTGATCCCTGTATCAATCCCGATGGCCGCGACCGCTATGTCAACTGGTTCAACAGCATGGTGGGCGTAACACCCAATCCACAGCCTTTTACCCGTGAGCACAGTGAGCCCTGGCCCGGCGGCCGTTCCAATCACTATTATTTTGACCTTAACCGCGACTGGGCCTGGCAAACACAGGTAGAGTCGCAACAACGGCTGGCAATTTATAACCAATGGCTGCCGCAGATCCATGTGGATTATCATGAGCAGGGCTATAATGAGCCTTATTATTTTGCCCCTGCCGCCGAGCCTTTTCATGAAGTGATCACTCCCTGGCAGCGTGAGTTCCAGGTAATGATCGGTAAGAATAATGCCAGGTATTTTGATGAGAATGGCTGGCTGTTCTTTACCAAAGAACGATTTGACCTTTTTTATCCCAGCTATGGCGATACCTATCCCATTTACCGGGGCGCTATTGGTATGACGTATGAGCAGGGCGGCCATAGCCGTGGCGGCGCTGCGGTGATCAATGAAGATGATGATACGCTCACGCTGTGGGACCGCTTGTACCATCACTTCACCACGGGCATGGCTACTATTGAAGTATCATCGCAAAACGCCGGTAGGCTGGTGCAGGAGTTTAAGAAGTATTATGATAAAGCCCGTACCACCCCTCCCGGGGAGTTCAAAGCATATGTGGTAAAAGCCGATGCCGGCGATAAGCTGACCCGCTTAAAACGTCTGCTCGACAGGAATGGTATTGAATGGTCGTACGTTAATGCGGCCGGCTTTTCAGGGCTGAATTATTTTACCGGTAAGACCGAGGGTTTTAAAACGGTGTATGGCGATATCGTGATCAATGCCAATCAGCCGAATGCCAACCTGGTGGATGTATTGTTTGAAAGAACTTCCAGGCTGTCAGACTCTGCCACGTATGATATTACTGCCTGGTCATTGCCTTTTGTATATGGCCTTACTACC comes from Paraflavitalea devenefica and encodes:
- a CDS encoding TonB-dependent receptor — protein: MRKFNYPLRRVSVLMLLLLTFLCSFAQTTGTIKGNVKDASGNPLSGASVALEGQTGGTLTDAAGNYSLKVAAGTYTIVISYVGQEAQRFQVTVAAGSTVEQNAAMKTIVDLSSVVIIGSRSRQPRSKLATPVPVDVISTREIKQFAQTDLSQLLTYVAPSFQSARQTISDGTDHIDPAGLRGLGPDQTLVLVNGKRRHTTALVNINGTVGRGSVGTDLNAIPAAAIERIEVLRDGAAAQYGSDAIAGVINVVLKKNYTGFTISGLAGQNITTMPYAGGIDITDGLTRQIDFSGGYGWKSGAYVNLSGQWLKRDGSNRSGLDNIPLIYYGNAGSLPPGAAVPPGVSPTDYYRWLIDEDKSFAAQRKYDRHNIVAGNSSANNLGAFLNAGIPITDKVEAYFTAGLSRRTGAASGFSRNPNSWSQQPVLENGQRYYYDGFLPQIHTTIRDASLIAGVRFPIQEWDVDISNTVGQNTIRYDIKNTGNASLPASDDVQTEFYAGKLGFLQNTVNVDLTRKFSLGINSLNFAFGAEYRREKYTIREGELNSWMDTSVNGRRFQPEPVPSYPGSSLIYTPAGGPAVPGAQVFPGFRPSDATNAHRDIYAAYVDVELQRNSFLLGAAGRFEHYKEFEADYSNFSGKLTGRYEINKNLALRGSVSTGFRAPSLHQRYFQNTSTQFVGGLPSQALTANNYNPVVRDAFGIKELKPETSLSFSAGVVGSVGNHLTFTVDAYFIKIDDRIVLSTQFSRSNALVDSIMRDKDVPSSVNALQFWTNAINTETKGIDVVVTERFKLGKGNASLSVAANFNENNVVGGLNTNSVLDDPKVNPSWSNPNANPANDLSTGLFDRQQRSRIEVAQPRSKVNITFSYDLPKWNFLVRTVRFGKVEYVHNVDPASMHPVNKTYFNDVGLGTDQTFDAKWTTDLVVTYKVTRGLTLTAGANNVFDVYPDRIFIDPRNDPAAYYATPVTSGANKTAGGYNASRDASNRGRFLFTANQFGFNGRFLFARINIDVFELGKTIKNAIPKK
- a CDS encoding M14 family metallopeptidase, yielding MKKSLALWLLLFVAMIGYSQVKSPEQFLGYKIGARYTPHFNVVNYFREVAATASNMVKLEAYGRTNEGRPLLLAYVALPENLSRLEQIRLNNLRLAGFTKDKMAPDEKGPAIVWLSYNVHGNETSSSEAAMLTLYELVNPANAKTKEWLKNTVVIIDPCINPDGRDRYVNWFNSMVGVTPNPQPFTREHSEPWPGGRSNHYYFDLNRDWAWQTQVESQQRLAIYNQWLPQIHVDYHEQGYNEPYYFAPAAEPFHEVITPWQREFQVMIGKNNARYFDENGWLFFTKERFDLFYPSYGDTYPIYRGAIGMTYEQGGHSRGGAAVINEDDDTLTLWDRLYHHFTTGMATIEVSSQNAGRLVQEFKKYYDKARTTPPGEFKAYVVKADAGDKLTRLKRLLDRNGIEWSYVNAAGFSGLNYFTGKTEGFKTVYGDIVINANQPNANLVDVLFERTSRLSDSATYDITAWSLPFVYGLTTYGLNAYVSTTVEDIAVRPSSHEAAKLAYAVRWNGINSARFLSELLKKKVKVRFAEEPFTANGRQFERGTLLIARTSNVALGNALHAIVAAAADSTGVGLFAVSSGFVDKGFDLGSGKVHMLHAPKVTLVAGDGVSSLGMGEIWHFFDKELGYPVNIVWSDEVNGNVLKQTDVLILPDGNYRFLGEKAMNDNLKEWVSNGGKLIALENAVAQLSRGEWGIKQKEDKKDEKKDDKKDDYSMLKRYENRERDFIPGFNPGSIFKVELDNSHPLAFGYDSFYYTLKQDDNIYEFFKDGSWNVGVIKKDNQVAGFVGARLKEKLKDGVLFGVQDYGRGTVVYLADNPLFRSFWENGKLLFCNAVFLVGQ